CGGTCATCGTCGAGGGCTTCGGCAAGATGAGGAAGGTTGCCGACGCCTTCTGGCGAAAGGGGTTCGTCTTTGCTGTCAGTCATGGATGATTTCTCGCGGACGCCGCTGCTCTTCAACAGCATGAGATCAAGCGTTGCTTCAAAAGCTTTCTTGGCGCAAGTACAATCGATGTCGCACGACTAAACAGCCGGTGTTCAAATGCGGCAACTGTCGGAGATCTCGATGGTCTGCACAAGCTGCCGTGAACGCGACGGTCGACGTGACTGGTCGGCAGACCTCTGTTGGGCGCAAGGTCATTCGTCAGCGTCAGTCGCGAGCTTACGCCCGGTCATAAGTGAACGAGGTCAGCAGCGTCGTGACAAAATTGCTGGCCCTTTCTTTGACCAGAACTTCCGTCCACTCATCCGTCCCGCGAAGCCGCAAATCCGTATAAATACTGTCCACCGCTGCTTCTTCTATGCGCTTGATATGGGACTTGAATGACGCCTCGCCGCCGCCATGATACATGTCTCGAATGACCATGCGCAAAATCTCCTGGATGGCGATCTGCCATGCTGTATTGATCGACTGAAGTTCCTTCGTATCCTCTGCCATTGCGGCGTCCTTTGGTATGAGTGAACTGTCAGCACGGCTCTGCCCGTCCTGTTGCCGCCTCTTTGAACCCGCCAATACTTCCTCCTGAAGTTGCGTCGGATAGGGGGATGCGGTGGGTTCGCGCGCGAGAAAATATTCGGCGCAGCTCCGCATGTCTCCGGGCAACCTGCCTAGGGCTCGGCCGCGATCTTTTGCCGGTGATCAGCAGGCTTTGGCGCGTTTCGCAAGGAGAACAGACATTGCCGAGGCGCGATCGTCGCGTTGCTTCGCAAGCCGTGCTTCCCGCAACCGCAGCGTCTTTGCGTGTTGCGATTGGGCGTGGGATTCCAGCTCTTCCATGGCCTTATTCTTCGCGAAAAACTGGGACTGGATGTTGCCGAAGGCGATTTCCGCCCGCTGGCGCGATTTGCTGTATGTTTCTGTCATTTCTTCTCCAATATTGAAGGGCTCGAGTGCGAGCGAAAACAAAAAGGCCAGGCAGATTGCCCGGCCTTGAGTAAATCGGTGCTTCCGGCAGTGCCAGTACATCCGTGGTCAAAGGGAAGCAGATACCGATTTAGGCCTTCTGGAGATTGCAAGCGGACATTTTGCCCGACTTGTGGTCTCGCTCGAGATCGAAGCCGATCTTCTGACCCTCGACGAGTTCGCGCATTCCGGCGCGTTCGACGGCGGAGATATGGACGAAGGCGTCAGCACCGCCATTGTCGGGCTGAATGAACCCGAAGCCCTTGGTGGAGTTGAACCATTTAACTGTGCCAGTGGTCATGATGAACCCTTTCATAGCAATATTGAGAAACCGCAAGGCGTGAAGGCGATGCGGATGGTGGTAACGATTTTTGGAAGGAAGTTCGTTCAGGCCGCGGTGCTAATCGCGCGATAACCAAGCCAGCAAGCAAAATTCGATAAGCACTATATAGGTTACCTATTCAGCCCCGTCAACCTTTAGTTTTTCTGCTTGACGGGAAAATAAACTTTTAGCTGTTTCGGCGAGTACAATACAGGTTGGCTGGTTATTTCCAGTTTGCAATGCCGACCGTTTCGGCAATCGCCTGGCGCAGCTCGTCGAGCCCGTCGCCCTTTTCGGACGAGGTGGACAGCAGATAGGGATAGGCGGCCGGGCGTTTGCGTATCTTATCCGCCGTCTCGGCAAGCAGCTTGGGAACGGCCGGCGCCTTGATCTTGTCCGTTTTTGTCAGCACCAGCTGGTAGGAAACAGCAGCCTTGTCGAGCAGATCAAGCACGTCATCATCGTTCTTCTTGATGCCGTGACGGCTGTCGATCAG
This DNA window, taken from Rhizobium etli CFN 42, encodes the following:
- a CDS encoding cold-shock protein, with the translated sequence MTTGTVKWFNSTKGFGFIQPDNGGADAFVHISAVERAGMRELVEGQKIGFDLERDHKSGKMSACNLQKA